Part of the Thermodesulfovibrionales bacterium genome is shown below.
TCTCCTTGCGAAAAAAGGGTTCGCAGAAACACTAACGTGGCAGAAGAAGGATGAATTCTCACCCATCGCTGACCTTATAAAGACGCTGATTGATGATTTCGGAGTGAAATTTTATATATGTGCCTCGTGCGTCAAACACTATGAACTTGACAAGGCGGAGCTCGTGCCGAACTCTGAGCCCAAACCCGGTCCTTTTCTGGTTGAAATGCTTCTCGAGAGGGAAGGATTGACGTTTTAATGGATAGGCAAAGGAAAAGGAGGATATGCAGATGATTAAAGCAAAATATATAATGTGCAGCAGGTCTGCAATAAAGGCAGACAAGAGCGGAAGGGAAGTTGTTTTCAAGCTCATGTCAACAGGTTGTCCCGGCGTGCCCGTAGTGAACGAACGGCTTGAGGTTATGGGTATCATAACGGCTTTAGACGTTCTCAAATCGATCAAAAAAGGGACGGATATGGAACGTATTACCGCTTCGGAAATAATGTCGAGGGACGTCCGGACTGCAGATTCAGAGACACCGGTGGAAGAGCTCTTGGATACCATGATTGAATATAATCTCCCCATTATTCCGATCGTAAAAGGCAAGAAATTCCTCGGAATTGTCAGCAGGCTCGAGATTATTGACACCTATCTTGAACCGGATCTGTATCAGTCCTTTGCGAAAGCGAAATAGATATCGAGGGAGGCAAACCATACATGAAAGTGACAACCTCATTCATTCCCTGAGGGGGGTCCATTTTGTTTTCGGCGTCCTCGATAACCAGCAGAAGGATCCTTTTTGAGCGGCCATATTAAGATATGAGCAAGATGGAAAACAAACAATCGACTGCAATTCATGAAGATAAGCAGCTTGCCCTCATGTCTTTCGGGCTCAATGTATCCTTCATGGTCTCAAAATTCTTTCTCTATCTTTCCACCGGAAGTATCGCTCTCCTTGCCGAGACTGTGCACTCAGCCACAGACGTGATCAGCAGCCTACTCGTGATCGGAGGCATCCACCTTGCAGCGAAGAAGTCCGAACGTTTTCCGTGGGGATTGTACAAGGTCGAAAATGTCACGGCGGTGCTCACGGGGATCTTTATATTTATATCGGCCTACGAGATTGCAAAAATGACTTATCGTCCGCCTTCTTCCCCCCTCCGGAATCTCGACGTTACCCTGGTGATTCTCTTTCTGATGACCATCCCGGTTCTCCTTTTCTACAGATATGAATTGAAGACCGCAAGAGAATTGAATTCCCCTTCGCTCATGGCTGATGCCGTGCACTGGAAGGCAGACCTTGGTCCTATCGCCATTGTGGGGGTGGGCATCGCAGGCTCGCGTCTCTCCTATCCTGGTGCAGACAGGTTGGCGGCTCTTGTGATTCTCATGTTTGTGATCAGGGCAGGTTATGAGATCCTTAGGGATTCAATGAAGAGCCTCCTTGATGCCTCGGCGGATAAAAAGACATTGGATGAAATCAGAGAAGCGGCAAGGAGCTTCGCCCAAGTGAAGGACATAAGCTCCCTGAATGCAAGAAATTCAGGAAGGTTCATATTCGTCCACTTGGAGTTGACCTTAGGCATGAAGAGATTGAAGGAGGCCCATGCGGTCGCTGAGGCCATCGAAAGAGAAATAAAGCGCCGCATTCAGTTCGTAGAAAGGGTTGTTATCCATTATGAGCCTGAGAAAAAAGATTATCTCAGATATTCCGCACTCCTCGAAAATCGGCAGGGTGATCTCTCAGAGCACTTTGGCAGTGCGCCTTTTGTCGCCCTGTGGGACAAAAGTATTCCGGACGGAATTCTAAGGTCGCAAGAAGTGCTCGAAAATCCTCATGCAACGCTTGACAAAAGGAAGGGGATAAAACTGGCGGAATTCCTTGTGGAAAAGGGCGTGGATGTCATTTACACGAGAGAAGATTTTGCAGGAAAAGGCCCTGACCATGTCCTATCAGATGCCGAGGTCAAGGTGAGACATACAAAGTTGATACATTTGAAAGCCCTGTTAGAGGAGCAACAAAGGACAGATGAAACGGTTGAAAAGGTCCTGGTAGGGAGCGCTTCAGAAAGGGGAGCGGGCACAAGAGATATGTGATCC
Proteins encoded:
- a CDS encoding DsrE family protein — protein: LLAKKGFAETLTWQKKDEFSPIADLIKTLIDDFGVKFYICASCVKHYELDKAELVPNSEPKPGPFLVEMLLEREGLTF
- a CDS encoding CBS domain-containing protein; the protein is MIKAKYIMCSRSAIKADKSGREVVFKLMSTGCPGVPVVNERLEVMGIITALDVLKSIKKGTDMERITASEIMSRDVRTADSETPVEELLDTMIEYNLPIIPIVKGKKFLGIVSRLEIIDTYLEPDLYQSFAKAK
- a CDS encoding cation diffusion facilitator family transporter, yielding MENKQSTAIHEDKQLALMSFGLNVSFMVSKFFLYLSTGSIALLAETVHSATDVISSLLVIGGIHLAAKKSERFPWGLYKVENVTAVLTGIFIFISAYEIAKMTYRPPSSPLRNLDVTLVILFLMTIPVLLFYRYELKTARELNSPSLMADAVHWKADLGPIAIVGVGIAGSRLSYPGADRLAALVILMFVIRAGYEILRDSMKSLLDASADKKTLDEIREAARSFAQVKDISSLNARNSGRFIFVHLELTLGMKRLKEAHAVAEAIEREIKRRIQFVERVVIHYEPEKKDYLRYSALLENRQGDLSEHFGSAPFVALWDKSIPDGILRSQEVLENPHATLDKRKGIKLAEFLVEKGVDVIYTREDFAGKGPDHVLSDAEVKVRHTKLIHLKALLEEQQRTDETVEKVLVGSASERGAGTRDM